A stretch of the Ptychodera flava strain L36383 chromosome 18, AS_Pfla_20210202, whole genome shotgun sequence genome encodes the following:
- the LOC139116743 gene encoding LOW QUALITY PROTEIN: chromobox protein homolog 1-like (The sequence of the model RefSeq protein was modified relative to this genomic sequence to represent the inferred CDS: inserted 1 base in 1 codon), with protein MMASAMGKSKTKSKKEEEPVEEVAGEAEEEEEEEYQVEKVVDKRIKGGKVEYLLKWKGYSDAENTWEPKENLDCPDLIGEYEERDKKVKETKRKSTVNGSEETKKKKHKKDTSRDDSGLRGFARRLDPERIIGATDSNGELMFLMKWKGSDEADLVPAKEANVKCPQIVISFYEEXLTWHSYNNDEDEGEKHCLILDFPLFFIKHI; from the exons ATGATGG CGTCAGCCATGggaaaaagtaaaacaaagagTAAGAAGGAAGAGGAACCCGTTGAGGAAGTTGCTGGGGAGGCagaggaagaagaggaggaggaaTATCAAGTTGAAAAAGTTGTTGATAAAAGAATAAAAGGAGGAAAAGTAGAATACCTCCTCAAATGGAAGGGTTACTCTGA TGCTGAAAATACGTGGGAaccaaaagaaaatcttgactgTCCAGATCTCATTGGCGAATACGAAGAAAGAGACAAAAAGGTTAAAGAAACTAAAAGGAAATCCACAGTAAATGGTTCAgaagaaacaaaaaagaaaaagcacAAAAAAGACACA AGCAGAGATGATTCCGGATTGAGGGGATTTGCCAGGCGTTTAGATCCAGAGAGGATAATTGGGGCCACAGATTCAAATGGAGAACTCATGTTTCTCATGAAATG GAAGGGAAGCGATGAAGCGGATCTTGTACCAGCAAAGGAAGCCAACGTTAAATGTCCTCAGATTGTGATTTCGTTTTATGAAG GCCTTACATGGCACTCCTATAACAACGACGAAGATGAAGGGGAGAAACACTGTTTGATTCTTGATTTCccgttattttttataaaacacatataa
- the LOC139116738 gene encoding GTP-binding protein 4-like, which produces MSHYNFKKITVVPSSKDFIDIVLSKTQRKTPTVIHKHYAIGRIRHFYMRKVRYTQQNYHDKLSEIINDFPKLEDIHPFYADLMNVLYDKDHYKLALGQINTAKHLIDNVSKDYVRLLKYADSLYRCKQLKKAALGRMCTIMKRQNQSLEYLEQVRQHLSRLPSIDPNTRTLLICGFPNVGKSSFINKITRADVEVQPYAFTTKSLFVGHTDYKYLRWQVVDTPGILDHSLEERNTIEMQAITALAHLRAAVLYIMDVSQQCGHTIEEQVELFKNIQPLFANKPLLVVANKIDIIRPEELPEDEKKFFEDFEKEGIPVLKMSTVTEEGVIEVKTESCDRLLAQRVEGKMKGRKVNDILNRLHLAMPTERDSKLRPPCIPKGVKSKKSAMQVEGKRKKLERDIELEMADEYVLDLQKHYLLPEDEKYDTIPELWQGRNIADYIDPDIEKKLEELEREEALREAAGEYDEDMSSEDEEMQEIRKMASKIRNKRKIIMMESKEKRKVEKPVLPRTAIRGKRSRFERDMEELGVEPDNEGHYTRSRSRSKTPLVRKRQRTDSEGRARSSSRTPRDISGVRDASMRNKAKKLSKLSQRRANRFGKIGEADRAIRASMPRHLYAGKRKMGKADRR; this is translated from the exons ATGTCTCACTACAACTTCAAAAAAATCACCGTGGTTCCTTCTTCTAAG gaTTTCATCGACATTGTCCTTTCCAAAACTCAGAGGAAGACACCAACTGTTATTCACAAGCATTATGCAATCGGAAGAATCCGACACTTTTACATGAGAAAAGTTCGTTATACACAGCAGAATTATCATGACAAACTCTCAGAAATAATCAACGACTTTCCAAAGTTAGAG gACATACATCCCTTCTATGCTGATTTAATGAATGTTCTGTATGACAAGGATCACTACAAGCTAGCACTTGGACAGATCAACACAGCTAAACATCTCATAGACAA CGTTTCCAAAGACTATGTGAGGCTCTTGAAGTATGCAGACTCTCTGTATCGGTGCAAACAGTTGAAGAAAGCAGCATTAGGAAGAATGTGTACAATCATGAAAAGACAGAATCAGAGTCTGGAGTATCTGGAACAAGTAAGGCAGCATTTGTCCCGACTGCCATCCATAGATCCCAATACCAGGACATTACTTATATGTGGTTTCCCCAATGTTGGAAAGTCTAGCTTCATTAACAAG ATCACAAGAGCTGATGTAGAGGTTCAACCATACGCATTTACAACAAAATCATTATTTGTTGGCCATACCGATTACAAGTATCTGCGCTGGCAGGTTGTGGACACACCGGGAATTCTGGATCACTCATTGGAGGAAAGAAATACCATTGAAATGCAAGCCATTACTGCATTGGCTCATCTCAGAGCTGCTGTCCTTTACATCATGGATGTATCACAGCAATGTGGCCATACCATTGAGGAACAG GTGGAGCTCTTCAAGAATATCCAACCATTGTTTGCAAATAAACCACTGCTGGTTGTTGCCAACAAAATTGACATCATAAGACCTGAAGAACTACCTGAAGATGAGAAG aaATTTTTCGAAGACTTTGAAAAGGAAGGCATACCAGTGTTAAAGATGAGTACAGTGACCGAGGAAGGTGTTATTGAAGTCAAAACTGAG TCATGTGATCGACTTCTTGCTCAAAGAGTGGAGGGCAAGATGAAAGGTCGTAAagtaaatgatattttgaaTCGATTGCATTTAGCCATGCCAACAGAGAGGGACTCCAAG CTTAGACCTCCATGTATTCCCAAAGGGGTTAAGTCAAAGAAATCGGCAATGCAAGTAGAAGGAAAGCGCAAGAAACTGGAGCGTGACATTGAACTAGAAATGGCAGATGAATATGTCTTAGATTTGCAAAAACACTACCTCCTACCtgaagatgaaaaatacgacACAATCCCAGAACTGTGGCAAGGTCGTAACATTGCAGATTACATTGACCCTGACATTGAGAAGAAGTTAGAGGAGTTAGAGAGAGAAGAGGCACTGAGGGAGGCAGCTGGAGAGTATGATGAAGATATG TCTTCAGAAGATGAAGAAATGCAGGAGATCAGAAAGATGGCCTCAAA GATACGTAACAAGAGGAAGATCATCATGATGGAATCCAAGGAAaagagaaaagttgaaaaacctGTTCTGCCACGGACTGCAATCAGG GGCAAGAGAAGTCGGTTTGAGAGAGACATGGAAGAACTTGGTGTTGAACCTGATAATGAA GGTCATTACACCCGTAGCAGATCTCGAAGCAAGACACCGTTGGTGAGGAAACGCCAACGCACCGATTCAGAAGGACGTGCCAGGAGTAGTTCTCGCACACCACGTGACATATCTGGAGTTCGTGACGCCTCG ATGCGCAACAAAGCTAAAAAGCTGTCCAAACTGTCCCAGAGGAGAGCCAACAGATTTGGTAAAATTGGAGAAGCAGATAGAGCCATTAGAGCTTCTATGCCAAGACATCTCTATGCTGGCAAGAGGAAAATGGGCAAAGCTGACAGACgataa